The following proteins are encoded in a genomic region of Phragmites australis chromosome 9, lpPhrAust1.1, whole genome shotgun sequence:
- the LOC133928939 gene encoding bifunctional aspartate aminotransferase and glutamate/aspartate-prephenate aminotransferase-like isoform X1, which yields MASFSSLSTHAASSSTPSFTLPIKPSPGTSSVSLPRARELQTSRTRMVTVRAEAVDASISPRVSALRPSKTMAITDQATALRQAGVPVIGLAAGEPDFDTPAAIAEAGMNAIRDGSTRYTPNAGTLELRKAICKKLQEENGLSYSPDQVLVSNGAKQCITQAVLAVCSPGDEVLIPAPYWVSYPEMATLAGATPVILPTSISDNYLLRPESLASVINEKSRILILCSPSNPTGSVYPKELLEEIAGIVRKHPRLLVLSDEIYEHIIYQPAKHTSFAALPGMWERTLTVNGFSKAFAMTGWRLGYLAAPKHFVSACGKIQSQYTSGASSISQKAGLAALNLGYAGGEAVSTMVKAFQERRDYLVRSFRELPGVKISEPQGAFYLFIDFSSYYGSEVEGFGTINDSESLCMFLLEKAQVALVPGDAFGDDKGVRISYAAAMSTLQTAMGRINEAMTLLRPPVAVE from the exons AtggcctccttctcctccctctccacccacgccgcctcctcctcaacCCCATCCTTCACCCTCCCCATCAAGCCCTCCCCCGGTACTAGCTCCGTCTCCTTGCCCAG GGCGAGGGAGTTGCAGACGTCCAGGACCAGGATGGTGACGGTGAGGGCGGAGGCGGTGGACGCGTCCATCAGCCCGCGGGTGAGCGCGCTCCGGCCGTCCAAGACCATGGCCATCACCGACCAGGCCACCGCGCTGCGGCAGGCCGGGGTGCCCGTCATCGGTCTCGCCGCCGGGGAGCCGGACTTCGACACGCCGGCCGCGATCGCCGAG GCTGGGATGAATGCAATCAGGGATGGCTCGACAAGATACACGCCCAATGCCGGGACTCTGGAGCTAAGGAAGGCTATCTGCAAAAAGCTTCAGG AGGAGAACGGTCTATCTTACTCTCCGGATCAGGTGCTTGTGAGTAATGGAGCCAAGCAGTGCATTACACAAGCTGTCCTTGCCGTTTGCTCACCTGGTGACGAA GTTTTGATACCGGCACCATATTGGGTCAGCTACCCTGAGATGGCTACGTTGGCTGGTGCAACGCCAGTGATTCTTCCTACAAGCATATCAGACAATTACCTGTTAAGGCCAGAGTCACTTGCCTCGGTGATCAATGAAAAGTCACGGATCTTGATTCTCTGCTCTCCATCTAATCCAACAGGGTCTGTGTATCCTAAGGAACTGCTTGAGGAGATTGCTGGTATAGTCAGGAAGCATCCTAGGCTTCTG GTTTTATCTGATGAGATCTATGAGCATATTATCTATCAACCTGCTAAACACACAAGCTTCGCTGCACTGCCTGGAATGTGGGAAAGAACATTAACTGTAAATGGGTTTTCTAAG GCTTTTGCTATGACTGGCTGGAGACTTGGATACTTAGCTGCCCCTAAACATTTTGTCTCAGCCTGCGGAAAGATCCAAAGCCAG TACACCTCGGGCGCCAGTAGTATATCACAGAAGGCAGGGCTTGCAGCTTTGAACCTAGGTTATGCCGGTGGTGAAGCAGTATCAACCATGGTCAAAGCATTCCAAGAGCGCCGTGATTATCTTGTAAGAAGTTTTAGGGAGCTGCCAGGAGTCAAAATATCAGAACCTCAG GGAGCCTTCTATTTGTTTATCGACTTCAGCTCCTATTACGGGTCTGAGGTGGAAGGTTTTGGCACTATCAATGACTCTGAGTCCCTCTGCATGTTCCTGTTAGAAAAAGCACAG GTTGCGCTTGTCCCTGGGGATGCATTTGGAGATGACAAGGGTGTTCGCATTTCATACGCTGCAGCTATGTCAACACTGCAAACTGCAATGGGGAGGATAAATGAAGCAATGACTCTGCTCAGGCCCCCTGTTGCCGTCGAATGA
- the LOC133928939 gene encoding bifunctional aspartate aminotransferase and glutamate/aspartate-prephenate aminotransferase-like isoform X2: MASFSSLSTHAASSSTPSFTLPIKPSPGTSSVSLPRARELQTSRTRMVTVRAEAVDASISPRVSALRPSKTMAITDQATALRQAGVPVIGLAAGEPDFDTPAAIAEAGMNAIRDGSTRYTPNAGTLELRKAICKKLQEENGLSYSPDQVLVSNGAKQCITQAVLAVCSPGDEVLIPAPYWVSYPEMATLAGATPVILPTSISDNYLLRPESLASVINEKSRILILCSPSNPTGSVYPKELLEEIAGIVRKHPRLLVLSDEIYEHIIYQPAKHTSFAALPGMWERTLTVNGFSKAFAMTGWRLGYLAAPKHFVSACGKIQSQYTSGASSISQKAGLAALNLGYAGGEAVSTMVKAFQERRDYLVRSFRELPGVKISEPQATFYLFIDFSSYYGSEVEGFGTINDSESLCMFLLEKAQVALVPGDAFGDDKGVRISYAAAMSTLQTAMGRINEAMTLLRPPVAVE, encoded by the exons AtggcctccttctcctccctctccacccacgccgcctcctcctcaacCCCATCCTTCACCCTCCCCATCAAGCCCTCCCCCGGTACTAGCTCCGTCTCCTTGCCCAG GGCGAGGGAGTTGCAGACGTCCAGGACCAGGATGGTGACGGTGAGGGCGGAGGCGGTGGACGCGTCCATCAGCCCGCGGGTGAGCGCGCTCCGGCCGTCCAAGACCATGGCCATCACCGACCAGGCCACCGCGCTGCGGCAGGCCGGGGTGCCCGTCATCGGTCTCGCCGCCGGGGAGCCGGACTTCGACACGCCGGCCGCGATCGCCGAG GCTGGGATGAATGCAATCAGGGATGGCTCGACAAGATACACGCCCAATGCCGGGACTCTGGAGCTAAGGAAGGCTATCTGCAAAAAGCTTCAGG AGGAGAACGGTCTATCTTACTCTCCGGATCAGGTGCTTGTGAGTAATGGAGCCAAGCAGTGCATTACACAAGCTGTCCTTGCCGTTTGCTCACCTGGTGACGAA GTTTTGATACCGGCACCATATTGGGTCAGCTACCCTGAGATGGCTACGTTGGCTGGTGCAACGCCAGTGATTCTTCCTACAAGCATATCAGACAATTACCTGTTAAGGCCAGAGTCACTTGCCTCGGTGATCAATGAAAAGTCACGGATCTTGATTCTCTGCTCTCCATCTAATCCAACAGGGTCTGTGTATCCTAAGGAACTGCTTGAGGAGATTGCTGGTATAGTCAGGAAGCATCCTAGGCTTCTG GTTTTATCTGATGAGATCTATGAGCATATTATCTATCAACCTGCTAAACACACAAGCTTCGCTGCACTGCCTGGAATGTGGGAAAGAACATTAACTGTAAATGGGTTTTCTAAG GCTTTTGCTATGACTGGCTGGAGACTTGGATACTTAGCTGCCCCTAAACATTTTGTCTCAGCCTGCGGAAAGATCCAAAGCCAG TACACCTCGGGCGCCAGTAGTATATCACAGAAGGCAGGGCTTGCAGCTTTGAACCTAGGTTATGCCGGTGGTGAAGCAGTATCAACCATGGTCAAAGCATTCCAAGAGCGCCGTGATTATCTTGTAAGAAGTTTTAGGGAGCTGCCAGGAGTCAAAATATCAGAACCTCAGGCAA CCTTCTATTTGTTTATCGACTTCAGCTCCTATTACGGGTCTGAGGTGGAAGGTTTTGGCACTATCAATGACTCTGAGTCCCTCTGCATGTTCCTGTTAGAAAAAGCACAG GTTGCGCTTGTCCCTGGGGATGCATTTGGAGATGACAAGGGTGTTCGCATTTCATACGCTGCAGCTATGTCAACACTGCAAACTGCAATGGGGAGGATAAATGAAGCAATGACTCTGCTCAGGCCCCCTGTTGCCGTCGAATGA
- the LOC133928940 gene encoding uncharacterized protein At5g49945-like translates to MAAPSWIQRPRAALFLLLLLAFHRSLSLAANFEGFDSDDLPSAAAGLDADDDEEGLDLPPPPPISLSTSTPSPPVTTSTPNPNPSTPTPPNPTPALDLWDEDEFEGIPVPEAVSSEDSSAPAEAALSDPSAEAAAEAEAAPAPKRRPAELLRAFSVEIACVSFLICFLLNYFTGKRQNEALALAWATKFATRDSIFDKNFSLLGTGDGKDTPLLLKEGRDVFKFYASGRRFCQGLIATMEMRARHDLLSKLVDLVFPRKDTITFEVVMNEEAMDHVVVAVARKKAAKTMQKEERDLQRFAGVLTSAPAGRRWVADELAVVAESKEVAGDMISEAVLDQVLGDKAFGKFGKYFISLHFSDQLAGSYKKLLTFKFVLPDVNNMSEMTRLVALVPYYIDLVGRYKLSSHARSKTEAARTKAAQEAFRELQSARQEALQKKKAEKKKLMEEAEAKLSAEALRKKEEKERARQMKKSGPKVKMLRS, encoded by the exons ATGGCGGCGCCGAGCTGGATCCAGCGGCCGCGCGCGGCCCTCTTCCTGCTACTGCTCCTCGCCTTCCAccgctccctctccctcgcaGCCAACTTCGAGGGCTTCGACTCCGACGACCtcccttccgccgccgccggcctcgACGCCGACGATGACGAGGAGGGCCTCGACCTCCCGCCCCCTCCGcccatctccctctccacctccaCGCCTTCGCCTCCCGTCACGACGTCCACGCCGAACCCTAACCCCTCAACGCCCACGCCTCCGAACCCCACCCCCGCGCTCGATCTCTGGGACGAGGACGAGTTTGAGGGCATCCCCGTGCCGGAAGCGGTCTCCTCCGAAGATTCCTCCGCGCCGGCCGAGGCCGCCTTGTCAGATCCCTCCGCGGAggccgcggccgaggccgaggccgcgCCGGCCCCGAAGAGGCGGCCGGCGGAGCTCCTCCGCGCGTTCTCTGTCGAGATCGCCTGCGTCAGCTTCCTGATATGCTTTTTGCTCAACTACTTCACCGGGAAGCGGCAGAACGAGGCGCTCGCGCTGGCATGGGCCACCAAGTTCGCCACGAGGGACTCCATCTTCGACAAGAACTTCAGTCTCCTCGGCACCGGCGACGGCAAGGACACGCCGCTCCTGCTCAAGGAGGGCCGGGACGTGTTCAAGTTCTACGCCAGCGGGAGGCGCTTCTGCCAGGGGTTGATCGCTACCATGGAGATGCGCGCGCGGCACGACCTGCTGTCCAAGCTGGTGGACTTGGTGTTCCCCAGGAAGGACACAATCACGTTCGAGGTGGTGATGAACGAGGAGGCCATGGACCATGTGGTGGTGGCCGTGGCCAGGAAGAAGGCAGCCAAGACGATGCAGAAGGAGGAGAGGGATCTGCAAAGGTTTGCTGGGGTTCTCACTTCGGCACCCGCTGGGAGAAGGTGGGTTGCGGATGAGCTTGCTGTGGTAGCTGAGTCGAAGGAGGTTGCTGGGGATATGATCAGTGAGGCCGTGCTGGATCAG GTTCTTGGTGACAAAGCATTCGGAAAATTTGGAAAGTATTTCATCTCGCTTCATTTTTCAGACCAATTGGCAGGCTCCTACAAGAAGTTGCTCACGTTCAAGTTTGTGCTGCCTGATGTAAACAACATGTCTGAGATGACAAGATTAGTTGCCCTCGTGCCATACTACATTGATTTGGTTGGACGTTATAAGCTCAGCTCACAT GCTCGCTCGAAAACTGAAGCAGCTAGAACAAAGGCTGCTCAGGAGGCTTTCAGGGAACTTCAGAGTGCCAGGCAGGAGGCCCTGCAGAAGAAAAAggctgaaaagaaaaaactgatGGAGGAGGCAGAGGCCAAATTAAGCGCTGAGGCACTCCgaaagaaagaggaaaaggaaagggCTCGGCAGATGAAGAAGTCTGGGCCCAAAGTGAAAATGCTCCGTTCTTAA
- the LOC133929806 gene encoding uncharacterized protein LOC133929806, with protein sequence MANFDLNNPINFEEIDQPTHPVIDLNVDLMCDDASVEDGQAQSAVAGEVHGVHAHREEAGAGFVTRRGKVGAGVHADQVRARLGLAGRGRGAGFDACNGHPGDGVLAGLGVARSSAHEQDVAGVHAAPVRTRLGLAGRGRGAGFDACSGQARVGVHAGRVRARLGLTGRGRGDCGVTSSSGHLNEEPTNDKHTNEAEENHDAEEHTNGHEMSTLGEDREEDHAQIDEVNVEHGEAGHEMNQGGNVSRNKQHTDEEKRAIYALLLHRTSFGVLKRGVTAAVAAETGVPLRTVQRIWKNGRDGGVLGVVSKKPNNCGRKRIGFMPETIKDIPLHKRTTLKDMACEMHMSKTTLFRRLKEGKFRRHTNAIKFTLTAENKKARVRFCLNMLDPISLPHAPTFQAMYNIIYIDEKWFYRTKQTQKCYLALDEEDPERTTQSKNFIEKVMFLAAVARPRFDMDGNMTFDGKIGIFPFTFVEPAQRSSANRARGTLVTKVLPSVTKDVSRDYIVNKLLPAIKEKWPVEEHGTPIFIQQDNAKTHIAVDDPTFVHAASSDGFDIRLMLQPPNSPDLNILDLGFFAALQALFQKSCPNGIEDIVAKVLQAFDEYPVERSNRIFLTHQSCMREIIRLKGGQHYKVPHLRKQVLERHGDLPIRLQCDASIVNEAIEFLS encoded by the exons ATGGCGAATTTCGATCTAAACAATCCGATAAACTTTGAGGAGATCGACCAGCCTACTCATCCAGTCATCGACTTAAACGTTGATCTGATGTGCGATGATGCTAGTGTTGAAG ATGGACAAGCCCAAAGTGCTGTCGCCGGCGAGGTTCACGGCGTCCATGCACATAGAGAAGAGGCCGGTGCTGGTTTTGTCACAAGACGCGGGAAAGTCGGTGCTGGTGTTCACGCGGACCAAGTGCGCGCTCGGCTCGGACTCGCCGGACGCGGTCGCGGCGCTGGTTTTGACGCATGCAACGGGCACCCCGGTGATGGTGTCCTCGCCGGTCTCGGAGTCGCCAGGAGCA GCGCCCACGAGCAAGACGTTGCTGGTGTTCACGCCGCACCGGTGCGCACAAGGCTCGGACTCGCCGGACGCGGCCGCGGAGCAGGTTTTGACGCATGCAGCGGGCAAGCCCGTGTTGGTGTTCACGCCGGACGTGTGCGGGCCAGGCTCGGACTCACCGGGCGAGGACGTGGCGACTGCGGAGTCACCAGTAGCAGTGGTCATTTGAACGAGGAACCCACAAACGACAAACACACAAACGAAGCCGAGGAGAACCATGACGCCGAGGAACACACAAACGGGCATGAAATGA GTACTTTGGGCGAAGATCGAGAAGAAGATCATGCTCAAATAGACGAGGTCAATGTCGAACATGGTGAAGCCGGGCATGAAATGA ATCAAGGTGGTAATGTCAGTAGAAATAAACAACACACCGATGAAGAAAAACGGGCTATATATGCCTTGCTCCTGCATAGAACTTCCTTTGGCGTATTGAAGCGTGGAGTGACCGCGGCCGTAGCTGCCGAAACTGGTGTGCCTTTGAGAACTGTACAAAGGATATGGAAGAATGGAAGGGATGGGGGGGTACTCGGAGTGGTGAGCAAGAAGCCAAATAACTGTGGCCGCAAGAGAATTGGTTTCATGCCCGAAACCATTAAGGACATACCGTTGCATAAGAGGACTACTCTTAAAGATATGGCGTGTGAGATGCATATGTCAAAGACCACATTGTTTAGGCGGTTGAAAGAGGGAAAGTTTAGGCGGCACACAAATGCAATCAAATTCACGCTTACAGCTGAAAACAAGAAAGCTAGGGTGCGGTTTTGTCTAAACATGTTAGACCCCATTAGCTTGCCGCACGCACCAACTTTTCAGGCAATGTATAACATCATCTACATAGACGAGAAATGGTTTTATCGGACAAAGCAGACACAGAAATGCTATTTGGCGCTTGACGAGGAGGACCCAGAAAGAACTACACAAAGTAAGAACTTCATAGAGAAGGTTATGTTTCTGGCCGCAGTTGCGAGGCCTAGGTTTGACATGGATGGTAACATGACCTTTGATGGAAAAATAGGCATATTTCCTTTCACTTTTGTGGAGCCGGCTCAGAGGTCGAGTGCGAACAGGGCTCGTGGTACATTGGTAACCAAGGTGTTGCCGTCAGTCACCAAAGATGTTAGTCGTGATTACATCGTGAACAAGTTGTTGCCGGCGATCAAGGAGAAGTGGCCCGTGGAGGAACATGGTACCCCCATATTCATACAACAGGATAATGCAAAGACGCACATTGCAGTCGATGATCCAACGTTTGTTCATGCGGCCTCATCTGATGGGTTTGACATTCGGTTAATGTTACAGCCCCCGAACTCTCCCGACCTAAATATACTAGACCTTGGTTTTTTTGCGGCACTACAAGCTTTGTTCCAAAAGTCATGTCCAAATGGTATAGAGGACATCGTCGCGAAGGTATTACAAGCGTTCGACGAGTATCCGGTCGAGAGGAGCAATCGCATTTTCCTCACACATCAATCTTGCATGAGAGAGATCATTCGGCTAAAAGGAGGGCAACACTACAAGGTTCCacacttgaggaagcaagtGTTAGAGAGGCATGGTGATCTTCCGATTAGGTTGCAATGCGATGCGTCCATTGTAAACGAGGCAATAGAGTTCCTCAGTTAA